The Candidatus Jordarchaeales archaeon genome includes a window with the following:
- a CDS encoding 30S ribosomal protein S8e — MGVWQGRSKRKPTGGKLRPARGKRKYEMGREPTETQVGDTEKRKKIRVRGGNFKIRLKVASYANVTDKTTGRTVKVKILDLVKNPASVDYTRRKIVTKGSIIKTELGLAQVTSRPGQDGVVNAVLIEAK; from the coding sequence ATGGGCGTTTGGCAAGGCAGGTCTAAGAGGAAACCCACTGGTGGCAAACTTAGGCCAGCTCGGGGAAAGAGAAAGTATGAGATGGGACGTGAACCCACCGAAACACAGGTAGGAGATACAGAAAAACGAAAGAAGATCCGGGTGCGTGGCGGTAACTTTAAAATTAGGTTGAAAGTGGCATCCTACGCAAACGTCACAGACAAGACTACGGGGAGAACTGTTAAGGTCAAGATCCTAGATCTGGTGAAGAACCCAGCCAGTGTAGATTACACCCGCCGCAAGATAGTAACAAAGGGTTCAATCATAAAGACGGAGCTAGGGTTAGCGCAAGTCACGAGCAGACCGGGCCAAGATGGCGTAGTGAACGCTGTCCTAATAGAGGCTAAATAA
- the hypA gene encoding hydrogenase maturation nickel metallochaperone HypA — protein sequence MHEFSTALMIIDTVIKAALENNAKRVTEINLELGELTLLNPEYLKFGLETAAEGTIAEGATIKIVIKPGVIKCLECGYEGEVKREELDETPHIPQLLSLSLKCPNCGSNSTKIVGGRECTIKNIQIIQKE from the coding sequence TTGCATGAGTTCTCCACCGCTTTGATGATAATTGACACCGTGATTAAAGCGGCCCTAGAAAATAATGCGAAGAGAGTGACGGAGATAAACTTGGAGTTAGGAGAGCTCACGCTATTAAACCCAGAGTACTTGAAATTTGGACTAGAAACCGCCGCTGAGGGAACCATAGCGGAAGGGGCGACCATTAAAATAGTTATCAAGCCTGGTGTCATTAAATGTTTAGAGTGTGGCTACGAGGGGGAAGTTAAGAGGGAAGAGTTAGACGAGACCCCACACATCCCCCAACTATTATCATTGTCTTTGAAGTGTCCAAACTGTGGAAGTAACTCAACGAAGATAGTTGGCGGAAGGGAGTGTACCATTAAAAACATTCAAATAATACAGAAGGAGTAA
- a CDS encoding signal recognition particle subunit SRP19/SEC65 family protein has protein sequence MRRRGIFIVYPEYFDSKLSRRGGRRVPLSLAVPNPTVDELASIAHKLGWRFNVETDASYPRCWWNRRGRLVVEKGVMKKGKAMLTLARNLKALRESKQMPPKVGGSV, from the coding sequence TTGAGGAGAAGAGGTATATTCATAGTCTACCCTGAATACTTCGATTCCAAACTAAGCAGACGTGGAGGGCGAAGGGTTCCTTTGAGCCTTGCTGTTCCAAATCCGACAGTAGATGAACTTGCATCTATTGCACATAAGCTTGGATGGCGTTTTAATGTCGAAACGGATGCGTCGTATCCAAGGTGCTGGTGGAACAGGAGGGGGAGGCTCGTGGTGGAAAAAGGCGTTATGAAGAAAGGGAAAGCTATGCTTACCTTAGCCAGGAACCTTAAAGCATTGCGGGAGAGCAAGCAAATGCCTCCAAAGGTAGGGGGATCCGTTTGA
- a CDS encoding Gar1/Naf1 family protein translates to MKRLGKALHVSSAGNIVVQADKAPAIGSVVVNEKIEEVGLVYDVIGPVSRPYVVVRPKENVDAKSYVGRLLYIRVEDKKQAKKAAKSATKTSKPKAP, encoded by the coding sequence TTGAAGCGTTTGGGAAAAGCTCTCCACGTTTCCTCTGCGGGCAATATAGTGGTTCAGGCGGATAAAGCTCCAGCTATTGGAAGCGTGGTCGTCAACGAAAAAATCGAAGAGGTCGGCTTGGTATACGACGTAATAGGCCCTGTAAGCCGACCCTACGTTGTCGTAAGGCCGAAAGAAAATGTGGACGCGAAAAGTTATGTTGGAAGACTCCTTTACATCCGCGTGGAAGACAAAAAACAGGCGAAGAAAGCGGCGAAAAGCGCCACTAAAACCTCGAAGCCGAAAGCTCCCTAA